A section of the bacterium genome encodes:
- the tkt gene encoding transketolase, whose amino-acid sequence MPTDLSPALRAQIENTIRFLAVDAVQKANSGHPGAPMALAGPVFEVWDSQMRFDSSDPDWPMRDRFVLSNGHASMLLYSLLHLWGYDLPLEELVKFRQPGSKTPGHPEYGETPGVEVTTGPLGQGIAHAVGMALAARMTASQYGVASGDGDGAPGCQTIYGVCGDGCLMEGISGEASSLAGHLGLGNLIFLYDDNQITIDGGTQISFSEDVKGRYEAYGWHVIDGIDGQDTKVIRQALERAKREAGRPSLLMVRTVIGLGSKAIEGTSKAHGSPLGNEEIPRAKENMGWPTEPDFFIPEEVREYLAARSQEKREERLALDERTKAWRVAQPQRAAAWDAARGREIPADLDALLCEGMDTEAATRKHSGTVLQKLSEHIPYMAGGSADLAGSAAPPIIKGVGIVGVDEGQGAFAGRNIHFGVREHAMGAITNGIALEGTYLPYSGTFMIFSDYVRPSIRLAALMKLRSIFVFTHDSFYVGEDGPTHQPIEQVDSLRLIPGLKVFRPADGLETAMSYACIMHRADGPAVLSLTRQNLPVLERPATFDRRDVCKGGYIVREVDGEPDVVIVASGSEVSLACGAAQRLAEGGTLARVVSVPCLELLKEQPESYLETLLPDAVPAVAVEAGTAQALGLLVGRRGLVCGMERFGASAPADILAEQFGYTPEALSTRIRDLLSS is encoded by the coding sequence ATGCCCACCGATCTGTCCCCCGCGCTCCGCGCACAAATCGAAAACACCATCCGCTTCCTCGCAGTCGACGCCGTACAGAAGGCCAACTCGGGACATCCCGGAGCCCCCATGGCGTTGGCCGGTCCGGTCTTCGAAGTGTGGGACTCACAGATGCGCTTCGATTCCAGTGATCCCGACTGGCCGATGCGCGATCGCTTCGTGCTTTCGAACGGGCACGCCTCGATGCTCCTCTATTCGCTGCTGCATCTGTGGGGTTACGACCTTCCCCTCGAAGAGCTCGTGAAGTTCCGCCAGCCCGGTTCCAAGACCCCCGGCCATCCCGAGTACGGCGAAACGCCCGGCGTCGAGGTGACGACGGGGCCGCTCGGGCAGGGCATCGCGCACGCAGTCGGCATGGCCCTCGCCGCCCGCATGACGGCATCACAGTACGGCGTCGCGTCGGGAGACGGTGACGGTGCCCCTGGCTGCCAGACGATCTACGGCGTGTGCGGCGACGGATGTCTGATGGAGGGCATCTCGGGAGAGGCGTCTTCGCTCGCGGGTCACCTCGGTCTCGGCAACCTGATCTTCCTCTACGACGACAACCAGATCACGATCGACGGTGGGACCCAGATCTCCTTCAGTGAAGACGTGAAGGGCCGCTACGAAGCCTACGGCTGGCACGTGATCGACGGCATCGACGGGCAGGACACCAAGGTGATTCGCCAGGCTCTGGAGCGCGCCAAGCGCGAGGCCGGACGCCCAAGCCTGTTGATGGTGCGCACGGTGATCGGTCTGGGAAGCAAGGCGATCGAAGGGACGAGCAAGGCCCACGGTTCACCGCTCGGCAACGAAGAGATTCCGCGTGCCAAGGAGAATATGGGTTGGCCGACCGAGCCGGACTTCTTCATTCCCGAAGAGGTGCGCGAGTACCTTGCCGCACGCAGTCAGGAAAAGCGCGAAGAGCGTCTCGCTCTCGACGAACGGACGAAGGCCTGGCGTGTGGCCCAACCGCAGCGCGCTGCCGCATGGGATGCGGCGCGTGGCCGAGAGATCCCCGCCGATCTCGACGCGCTGCTGTGCGAGGGCATGGACACTGAAGCGGCGACCCGCAAACACAGCGGCACCGTATTGCAGAAACTCTCCGAGCACATTCCCTACATGGCGGGCGGGTCAGCGGATCTCGCCGGGTCGGCTGCGCCGCCGATCATCAAGGGCGTCGGCATCGTGGGAGTCGACGAAGGCCAGGGGGCCTTCGCCGGGCGCAATATCCACTTCGGTGTGCGCGAACACGCGATGGGCGCGATCACCAACGGGATTGCACTCGAAGGGACCTACCTTCCCTACTCGGGCACGTTCATGATCTTCAGCGACTACGTGCGGCCTTCCATCCGCCTCGCCGCGCTGATGAAGCTGCGCTCGATCTTCGTCTTCACGCACGACTCCTTCTACGTCGGCGAAGACGGTCCGACCCACCAGCCGATCGAGCAGGTAGATTCACTGCGCCTGATTCCCGGGCTCAAGGTCTTCCGGCCGGCGGACGGGCTCGAGACCGCGATGTCGTATGCGTGCATCATGCACCGTGCCGACGGGCCCGCGGTGCTGTCATTGACGCGGCAAAACCTGCCGGTGCTCGAGCGCCCGGCCACCTTCGACCGCAGGGACGTCTGCAAGGGCGGCTATATCGTCCGCGAAGTGGACGGTGAGCCGGATGTGGTGATCGTCGCGAGCGGTTCCGAAGTCAGCCTCGCTTGCGGGGCTGCGCAGCGGCTCGCCGAAGGCGGAACCCTCGCGCGCGTGGTGTCGGTACCCTGCCTCGAGCTGCTCAAGGAGCAGCCCGAGAGCTACCTGGAAACGCTGCTGCCCGACGCGGTGCCCGCGGTGGCTGTGGAAGCCGGCACGGCGCAAGCGCTCGGATTGCTCGTCGGTCGACGTGGCCTCGTGTGCGGGATGGAGCGCTTCGGTGCGTCGGCACCTGCGGACATCCTGGCCGAGCAGTTCGGTTACACGCCGGAAGCGCTGTCGACGCGGATTCGCGACTTGCTGTCCAGCTAG
- a CDS encoding YheU family protein: MSTPSDSGDRFLVISPTDVGREALEGLVQEFVSRDGTDYGDVEWTLEQKACAVKSQLDSGEVRIVFDREQERVNLVVARDLEASLLSE, encoded by the coding sequence ATCTCTACCCCAAGCGACTCCGGAGATCGATTTCTCGTTATCTCCCCGACGGACGTCGGTCGAGAGGCACTCGAGGGTCTGGTCCAGGAGTTCGTGAGCCGCGACGGCACCGACTACGGGGACGTGGAATGGACCCTCGAGCAGAAGGCCTGTGCCGTGAAGAGCCAGCTCGACTCGGGCGAGGTGCGCATCGTCTTCGACCGCGAACAGGAGCGGGTGAATCTCGTCGTTGCGCGCGATCTCGAAGCTTCGCTTCTCAGCGAGTAA
- a CDS encoding homoserine O-acetyltransferase, whose translation MWQTSSPTSTRHCSRANRRALARRSDEVNTPSSTDDHRSAVPLRFAKTWVSDEPLALENGGRLPEITICYETYGKLDADGNNAVLICHALSGDSHVARHDADDDPGWWEILVGPGMPIDTDRYFVICSNVLGGCRGTTGPNFVDPVSGRPYGAEFPVVSVRDMVEVQRRLIDHLGIAQLRAVVGGSLGGLQVLDWAIHLPDRVAASLVIAAAPRLSSQGIAFDVVGRNAIRHDPHFEKGQYYDGPGPEAGLALARMLAHITYLSDESMRSKFDPTRLQPRQIETGFESTFSVGSYLAHQGDRFVERFDANSYITLSTAMDLFDLGDNPEDLRTALAPARCRWLFLSFSSDWLYPPAASRELVDALIAQGRSVSSCQVESAAGHDSFLLEDSMRDGGRMIAAMLASEAGTSAPIRVPDEPQIDEPTGIFFARRLDYEMILRLIPQEASIVDLGCGNGELLAILRDRGHDPLLGVEWDQHEVVECVARGLDVMHANLDEGVAAIPDQSFEVALLSQTLQSIVDVTGVLDEIVRIGKRGIVSFPNFAHAPMREMFMSEGRLPREEGLYAYEWHDTPNRRFPSILDFQELCAKRGFRIIDAIYVQSGSGKEITENPNLDADLAVVAITR comes from the coding sequence ATGTGGCAGACATCATCGCCGACCTCGACCAGGCATTGCTCGCGAGCCAATAGGCGGGCGCTTGCCCGGCGGTCGGACGAAGTGAACACGCCATCCTCTACGGACGATCACCGCAGCGCAGTGCCGCTGCGTTTCGCGAAGACCTGGGTTTCGGATGAGCCGCTCGCCCTCGAAAACGGCGGGCGGCTCCCCGAAATCACGATCTGCTACGAGACCTACGGCAAGCTCGATGCCGATGGCAACAACGCCGTCCTGATCTGTCACGCGCTCAGCGGCGACTCGCATGTGGCACGCCACGACGCGGACGACGATCCCGGCTGGTGGGAGATCCTGGTCGGGCCCGGCATGCCGATCGATACCGATCGCTACTTCGTGATCTGCTCGAACGTGCTGGGCGGCTGCCGCGGCACCACGGGGCCCAACTTCGTCGACCCCGTGAGCGGCCGCCCCTACGGCGCCGAGTTCCCCGTCGTGAGCGTACGTGACATGGTGGAAGTCCAGAGGCGCCTGATCGACCACCTGGGGATCGCACAGCTACGTGCCGTGGTGGGGGGATCCCTGGGTGGGCTGCAGGTGCTCGACTGGGCGATCCATCTTCCCGATCGTGTGGCTGCGAGCCTCGTGATCGCAGCCGCGCCACGCCTCAGCAGTCAGGGGATCGCCTTCGATGTGGTCGGGCGCAACGCAATCCGCCACGACCCCCACTTCGAAAAAGGACAGTACTACGACGGCCCCGGTCCGGAGGCCGGGCTCGCCTTGGCGCGCATGCTCGCCCACATCACCTACCTCTCCGACGAGTCGATGCGCTCGAAGTTCGATCCCACGCGACTCCAGCCGCGGCAAATCGAAACCGGCTTCGAGAGCACCTTCTCGGTCGGCTCCTACCTCGCCCACCAGGGCGATCGCTTCGTCGAGCGCTTCGATGCCAACAGCTACATCACGCTCTCGACGGCCATGGACCTGTTCGACCTCGGCGACAACCCAGAAGATCTTCGCACGGCCCTCGCACCCGCTCGCTGTCGCTGGCTGTTCCTGAGCTTCTCGAGCGATTGGCTGTATCCGCCGGCGGCCTCGCGCGAGCTCGTAGACGCCCTGATCGCTCAGGGGCGTTCAGTCAGCAGCTGCCAGGTCGAAAGCGCGGCCGGACACGATTCCTTCCTGCTCGAAGACAGCATGCGCGACGGCGGCCGCATGATCGCAGCCATGTTGGCGAGCGAAGCAGGGACGAGCGCACCGATTCGGGTCCCCGACGAGCCCCAGATCGACGAACCCACGGGCATCTTCTTTGCGCGCCGACTCGACTACGAGATGATCCTGCGCCTGATTCCGCAAGAAGCCAGCATCGTAGATCTCGGCTGCGGCAACGGTGAACTGCTCGCGATCCTGCGCGACCGCGGGCACGACCCACTGCTCGGTGTCGAGTGGGACCAGCATGAGGTCGTCGAGTGCGTGGCGCGCGGGCTCGACGTGATGCACGCCAACCTGGACGAGGGCGTCGCAGCAATTCCCGACCAGAGCTTCGAGGTCGCTCTGCTCTCGCAGACCCTGCAGTCGATCGTGGACGTCACCGGCGTGCTCGACGAAATCGTCCGCATCGGAAAGCGCGGCATCGTGAGCTTCCCCAACTTCGCTCATGCACCCATGCGCGAGATGTTCATGAGCGAGGGTCGCCTCCCCAGAGAGGAGGGGCTCTACGCATACGAATGGCACGACACACCCAATCGCCGCTTCCCGTCGATCCTCGACTTTCAGGAGCTGTGCGCCAAGCGCGGCTTTCGGATCATCGACGCCATCTACGTCCAGTCTGGCTCCGGCAAGGAAATCACCGAAAACCCGAACCTCGACGCCGACCTCGCGGTGGTCGCGATTACTCGCTGA
- a CDS encoding O-acetylhomoserine aminocarboxypropyltransferase/cysteine synthase, whose protein sequence is MSDEQTPQGLGTMAIHARQDPDPATNSRAVPIYATTSYVFNDTEHAANLFGLAEFGNIYSRLMNPTNDVLEKRLAALDGGAAALSFASGQAAITASILTICHAGQNFVSSTSLYGGTWTLFSQTFKNLGIEVRFFDPNKPEAIHELVDENTRCVYIESIGNPKNDVPDFRAIADIAHSHKVPVLCDNTVMTPALLRPIEHGIDIVIYSTTKFIGGHGVHIGGVVIDSGNFQWAADPDRWPEFCGPSPSYHGAVFEEALRPLGNIAYIMHIRTHWLRDTGAAMSPFAAFLTLLGLETLHLRMPQHCQNAQKVAEFLEGHDDIEWVNYPGLASHSHHESAGRYLPDGSGAILGFGIRGGEAAGKRFIENVKLASHLANIGDAKTLVIHPASTTHSQLSADEQMATGVSPEYVRVSVGIEDVADIIADLDQALLASQ, encoded by the coding sequence ATGAGTGATGAGCAGACGCCCCAAGGTCTCGGAACGATGGCCATCCACGCCCGCCAGGACCCCGACCCCGCAACCAATTCCCGCGCGGTACCGATCTACGCCACCACATCCTATGTGTTCAACGACACCGAACACGCTGCCAACCTCTTTGGACTCGCAGAATTCGGCAACATCTACAGCCGCTTGATGAACCCCACCAACGACGTGCTGGAAAAGCGACTCGCGGCGTTGGACGGTGGTGCAGCCGCCTTGAGCTTCGCATCGGGACAGGCGGCCATTACGGCCTCGATCCTGACGATCTGCCACGCGGGCCAGAACTTCGTGTCCTCGACCAGTCTGTACGGCGGCACCTGGACGCTGTTCTCACAGACTTTCAAGAACTTGGGCATCGAGGTGCGCTTCTTCGACCCGAACAAGCCCGAAGCGATCCACGAACTCGTCGACGAGAACACGCGCTGCGTCTACATCGAGAGCATTGGCAACCCCAAGAACGACGTTCCCGACTTCCGCGCGATCGCCGACATCGCCCACTCGCACAAAGTGCCCGTACTCTGCGACAACACGGTGATGACCCCAGCGCTGCTGCGTCCGATCGAACACGGGATCGATATCGTGATCTACTCGACCACGAAGTTCATCGGTGGACATGGCGTGCACATCGGCGGTGTGGTGATCGACAGCGGGAACTTCCAGTGGGCAGCCGATCCCGACCGCTGGCCGGAGTTCTGCGGCCCCTCACCCTCCTACCACGGTGCGGTGTTCGAAGAAGCCCTGCGCCCCCTCGGCAACATCGCCTACATCATGCACATCCGGACGCACTGGTTGCGGGATACGGGGGCCGCGATGAGTCCCTTCGCTGCCTTCCTGACTCTACTGGGTCTCGAGACCCTGCATCTGCGCATGCCACAGCACTGCCAGAACGCGCAGAAGGTCGCGGAGTTCCTCGAAGGGCATGACGACATCGAATGGGTGAACTACCCCGGCCTTGCGAGCCACTCCCACCACGAGTCGGCGGGTCGCTACCTGCCAGACGGTAGCGGGGCGATCCTGGGCTTCGGTATTCGAGGCGGAGAGGCAGCGGGAAAGAGGTTCATCGAGAACGTGAAGCTCGCGAGCCATCTCGCGAACATCGGCGATGCCAAGACGCTCGTAATCCACCCGGCATCGACGACCCACTCGCAGCTCTCGGCGGACGAACAGATGGCGACCGGTGTGTCGCCCGAGTACGTGCGGGTGTCGGTCGGAATCGAAGATGTGGCAGACATCATCGCCGACCTCGACCAGGCATTGCTCGCGAGCCAATAG
- a CDS encoding ferritin-like domain-containing protein translates to MSYYGTNDFSYNSDFNLRVRDIKKGNLDFGWLDEARDTVEVRRRDPRRGLTVEDCEVGRYAIENTPEVVRDNRGLAPRGAILDPTAVQPDLGPSLNKKSDVWGYRVQRYWEEAMSRQWNVSTDVPWQDMDKHEIPDDLEIAFCQLCTLLSEVEMIATDLPAKWSHHMNSYFQEVKGFIATQAIDEARHAEVFRKRALAGAGLFRASVRGEHALKGILEADSYSEGSVFLHVLGEGFILTLFRSSEFISPTPVEQRMFQLVMQDEARHVSYGLQHLKYLMDNCPEVRPQINGFLDEAERHLTGLFNPDQLESMIVLGGKGTTPECIRHGIEVVGAFQGKQIEEYFHRAERAGLPERRERSPLLELQQRMIAAISA, encoded by the coding sequence ATGAGCTACTACGGCACGAACGACTTCTCGTACAACTCCGACTTCAATCTGCGCGTGCGTGACATCAAGAAGGGCAACCTCGATTTTGGCTGGCTCGACGAGGCACGCGACACCGTCGAAGTGCGGCGCCGGGATCCGCGCCGCGGGCTCACCGTCGAAGACTGCGAAGTCGGTCGTTATGCGATCGAGAACACGCCCGAAGTCGTTCGTGACAACCGTGGGCTCGCGCCCCGCGGTGCGATCCTCGACCCAACCGCGGTGCAGCCCGACCTCGGTCCCTCGCTCAACAAGAAGTCCGATGTCTGGGGCTACCGCGTTCAGCGCTACTGGGAAGAGGCCATGAGCCGCCAGTGGAACGTCTCGACCGACGTGCCGTGGCAGGACATGGACAAGCACGAGATCCCGGACGACCTCGAGATCGCCTTCTGTCAGCTCTGCACTCTGCTCTCCGAGGTGGAGATGATCGCCACCGATCTTCCCGCCAAGTGGAGCCACCACATGAACAGCTACTTCCAGGAGGTGAAGGGCTTCATCGCGACCCAGGCCATCGACGAGGCACGCCATGCAGAGGTCTTCCGCAAGCGGGCATTGGCCGGCGCCGGGCTCTTCCGCGCGAGCGTGCGCGGCGAACATGCGCTCAAGGGAATCCTCGAAGCGGATAGCTACAGCGAAGGCAGCGTCTTCCTGCATGTGCTGGGTGAGGGATTCATCCTGACACTCTTCCGGTCGAGCGAGTTCATCTCGCCCACTCCAGTGGAACAGCGCATGTTCCAGCTCGTGATGCAGGACGAGGCGCGCCATGTCTCCTACGGCTTGCAGCACCTCAAGTACCTGATGGACAACTGCCCGGAGGTTCGTCCCCAGATCAATGGCTTCCTCGACGAGGCCGAGCGCCATCTCACCGGGCTGTTCAATCCGGACCAGCTCGAAAGCATGATCGTCCTTGGAGGAAAGGGAACGACACCGGAGTGCATCCGCCACGGGATCGAGGTCGTGGGGGCATTCCAGGGCAAGCAGATCGAGGAGTACTTCCACCGGGCCGAGCGGGCGGGTCTGCCCGAGCGCCGCGAACGAAGCCCCCTTCTGGAACTGCAGCAACGGATGATTGCTGCGATCTCGGCCTGA
- a CDS encoding carboxymuconolactone decarboxylase family protein — MPRLRQVSRKEATPEVRAMYDRLFDGRDPVAEPGTATGTPGNWWTVFALVPDVFRHAVEGFALYMNPKRHLDPKLRELGQARAGFARGSQFVFSQHCKAMRANGLPEEKIAAIPSWTTAEVFSPLERAVLAYTDDLVLAGGRVSDGTFEALRKSLSDEEILELTYIVCTYELHATMCRALRLEYDDVEERIVEIAAPEGSAGRDIGRDIGGASGGGSA; from the coding sequence ATGCCGAGGCTTCGCCAGGTTTCTCGCAAGGAGGCGACGCCCGAGGTGCGCGCCATGTACGACCGTCTCTTCGACGGAAGGGATCCGGTCGCCGAACCGGGCACAGCCACCGGCACTCCGGGAAACTGGTGGACGGTCTTCGCGCTCGTGCCCGACGTCTTCCGGCATGCCGTCGAGGGATTTGCGCTCTACATGAATCCCAAGCGCCACCTCGACCCGAAGTTGCGGGAGTTGGGCCAGGCCCGTGCGGGCTTCGCCCGGGGCAGCCAATTCGTGTTCTCCCAACATTGCAAGGCCATGCGAGCCAACGGGCTCCCCGAAGAGAAGATCGCCGCCATTCCTTCCTGGACCACCGCCGAGGTGTTCTCTCCCCTCGAGAGAGCCGTCCTCGCCTACACCGATGATCTGGTGCTCGCCGGGGGACGGGTGTCGGATGGCACGTTCGAAGCGCTGCGGAAATCGCTCTCGGATGAGGAGATCCTCGAACTCACCTACATCGTCTGCACCTACGAGCTCCACGCCACCATGTGCCGTGCCCTGCGCCTCGAATACGACGATGTGGAGGAGCGGATCGTCGAGATCGCCGCGCCCGAAGGGAGCGCCGGGCGCGACATCGGCCGGGATATTGGCGGCGCTTCAGGGGGCGGCTCGGCCTGA
- a CDS encoding beta-lactamase family protein: MTGRTLAAAALAVALTFGCSGSSLDLDVPPAAPGSQPGTGLAWWSRAAMDAYLRWTAWTEARSGFVAMFARDGHPVYATAAGYADIHTKTPMTLHTRMRFASMTKPVTAVAAHILLEEGKLGLDDPVERYIPALANARVATSHTRSADGTFPTEPADPIPTIRHLLMFSSGVGPGMSSPSDLSSHWKEHGLRSTRTGSLAERVDRIVQLPLFEHPATRWRYGGSADVLARVIEVAADEPFGEFVARRILRPLGMSSTRFLPPEPGKSELARVYTQNEDGDLVLAEPSIDAEDWTPGGSGLVSTAPDYMRFALMLWNRGEYDGTRILAEETVAEMTRLHVPSGVLAAQEVDGKGLEGLGWGLGLSVVADSESTPFSDRDGDYWWGGYYGTTFFVSPQSGLVGVILSQNQPGPHSDLPIALYVSQALAFAGL, encoded by the coding sequence ATGACCGGGAGAACCCTGGCGGCGGCTGCGCTAGCCGTAGCGTTGACGTTCGGCTGTAGCGGCTCTTCCCTCGATCTGGACGTGCCGCCGGCCGCCCCGGGAAGCCAGCCCGGCACGGGACTCGCCTGGTGGAGCCGAGCGGCCATGGATGCCTACCTGCGCTGGACCGCCTGGACGGAAGCCCGCTCGGGATTCGTGGCGATGTTCGCTCGCGACGGCCATCCCGTCTACGCGACCGCGGCGGGCTACGCCGACATCCACACCAAGACGCCCATGACGCTCCATACGCGAATGCGCTTCGCGTCGATGACCAAGCCGGTAACCGCCGTCGCGGCCCACATCCTCCTCGAAGAAGGCAAGCTGGGATTGGATGACCCGGTGGAGCGCTACATCCCGGCCCTCGCGAATGCTCGCGTGGCGACGAGCCACACGCGAAGCGCAGACGGAACATTCCCCACCGAACCGGCAGATCCGATCCCGACCATCCGCCATCTCCTGATGTTCTCTTCTGGCGTGGGCCCCGGAATGTCCTCTCCGTCGGATCTCTCCAGCCACTGGAAGGAGCACGGCCTACGCTCGACCCGAACCGGATCGCTCGCGGAGCGGGTCGACCGGATCGTGCAACTCCCTCTCTTCGAGCATCCGGCCACGCGCTGGCGCTACGGCGGTTCAGCAGACGTCCTGGCCCGTGTCATCGAGGTGGCCGCGGACGAGCCTTTCGGAGAGTTCGTCGCACGGCGAATCCTCCGACCGCTCGGCATGTCCTCGACCCGCTTCCTGCCACCCGAGCCGGGCAAGAGCGAGTTGGCCCGGGTCTACACCCAGAATGAAGACGGCGATCTCGTGCTGGCGGAACCGAGCATCGACGCTGAAGATTGGACACCGGGAGGGAGTGGCCTCGTCTCCACCGCGCCTGACTACATGCGCTTTGCGCTGATGTTGTGGAATCGCGGCGAGTACGACGGGACGCGAATTCTCGCGGAAGAGACGGTTGCGGAGATGACGCGCCTGCACGTGCCCTCCGGAGTCCTTGCCGCACAAGAAGTCGATGGCAAGGGACTCGAGGGGCTGGGCTGGGGCCTGGGGTTGTCGGTCGTCGCCGATTCAGAGAGCACCCCGTTTTCCGATCGGGATGGCGACTACTGGTGGGGCGGCTACTACGGCACGACGTTCTTCGTCAGCCCGCAAAGTGGCCTGGTCGGGGTCATCCTCTCGCAGAACCAGCCAGGCCCCCATAGCGACCTGCCCATCGCACTCTACGTTTCCCAGGCGCTTGCCTTCGCGGGGCTCTAG
- a CDS encoding cytochrome C produces MSWRSGSTIIIAFLVATSVASRAAEPADAEPVAAQPPAAKAEPFKPETRQLVEMPEEAQRLLRSDMFDHLVAITLLMGHLAASEFEQASELAEARLGNSSRGRHRGTGFGPGRFMPPGMHQIGFGMHQSATDFAKIAKNEDLPSALSALRRVTNSCVACHAGFRIR; encoded by the coding sequence ATGTCCTGGCGCAGCGGCTCAACGATCATCATCGCTTTTCTCGTGGCAACCAGTGTCGCGTCCCGTGCAGCCGAGCCTGCGGACGCAGAGCCCGTGGCCGCCCAACCCCCCGCAGCCAAGGCGGAACCCTTCAAACCCGAGACCCGTCAGCTCGTCGAGATGCCGGAAGAGGCGCAGCGACTCCTTCGCAGCGACATGTTCGATCATCTCGTAGCCATCACCCTGCTGATGGGGCATCTCGCTGCCTCGGAATTCGAACAGGCGAGCGAACTCGCGGAGGCTCGCCTCGGAAACAGTTCCAGGGGGCGGCACCGCGGTACGGGTTTCGGACCGGGGCGTTTCATGCCTCCCGGAATGCATCAGATCGGGTTCGGAATGCACCAGTCGGCGACCGATTTCGCCAAGATCGCCAAGAACGAGGACCTACCGTCCGCTTTGTCGGCATTGCGGCGTGTCACGAACTCCTGCGTGGCTTGCCATGCAGGATTCCGGATTCGCTGA
- a CDS encoding enoyl-CoA hydratase produces MCGRGRSDGRAPGDRPDQLLAHIDEGVAVLTLNRPQVRNALSDTLSPALRSTIASLRDDARVRAVLLTGAGSAFCAGGDVKGMGTRGPSADPAPSLAEVVADQTRRQLELTGALYALPQPTIAALPGPAAGAGFSIALACDLRIMAESAFVTTGFGNVGLSGDYGASFFLTHLVGTARARELFFSGERVAADACERLGIANRVVPDDRLMDEALAWARRLATGPTVAYRLMKANLSRALHQDLPACLAGEAEAVVRSARTEDHREAVRAFVEKRPPRFKGRSGGFSESGILHGKPRRSS; encoded by the coding sequence ATCTGCGGTCGTGGACGGAGCGATGGTAGAGCCCCTGGAGACCGGCCCGATCAGCTGCTCGCTCACATCGACGAAGGCGTGGCGGTACTGACGCTGAACCGCCCCCAGGTGCGGAATGCGCTCTCCGATACGCTGAGCCCCGCTCTGCGATCCACGATCGCCTCGCTCCGGGACGATGCGCGCGTGCGAGCAGTGCTCTTGACCGGGGCCGGTTCCGCATTCTGCGCGGGTGGCGATGTGAAGGGCATGGGTACCCGAGGGCCAAGCGCAGATCCGGCTCCTTCACTCGCAGAGGTCGTCGCCGATCAGACCCGTCGCCAACTGGAACTCACAGGTGCCCTCTACGCGTTGCCCCAACCGACGATTGCTGCGTTGCCCGGCCCCGCTGCGGGTGCTGGTTTCTCGATCGCGTTGGCCTGCGATCTACGCATCATGGCCGAGAGCGCGTTCGTCACGACCGGCTTCGGAAATGTCGGCCTTTCGGGTGACTACGGCGCGAGCTTCTTCCTCACCCATCTCGTAGGTACCGCCCGCGCGCGGGAGCTCTTCTTTTCCGGTGAGCGAGTGGCCGCCGATGCCTGCGAACGCCTCGGCATCGCCAATCGGGTGGTTCCGGACGACCGCCTGATGGATGAAGCCCTGGCCTGGGCGCGGCGTCTGGCCACGGGTCCGACCGTCGCGTACAGGCTGATGAAAGCCAATCTGAGCCGGGCCCTGCATCAGGATCTCCCGGCCTGTCTCGCAGGCGAAGCCGAGGCGGTGGTTCGCTCGGCACGAACGGAAGACCATCGCGAAGCCGTGCGCGCTTTCGTGGAAAAGCGCCCTCCACGGTTCAAGGGACGCTCGGGTGGGTTCAGCGAATCCGGAATCCTGCATGGCAAGCCACGCAGGAGTTCGTGA
- a CDS encoding SDR family NAD(P)-dependent oxidoreductase, which produces MAGARVALVVGAGPGLGASILKRFAREGFIACGVRRRHGDELETMCEEIRAQGGRAHGFEVDGRKEEEVAGLFDRVEAEIGPVDVAVFNPGANINIPIRDTDVRKFTKVWEMACFAGFLMGREAARRMVPRGRGTILFTGATASVRGGIGFAAFASAKHGLRALAQSMARELGPEGVHVAHIVIDGGIDGAFIRGLMGDQLEDRPPDSILAPEDIAETFWSIHAQPRSAWTFEADLRSWTERW; this is translated from the coding sequence ATGGCGGGAGCGCGAGTGGCCTTGGTCGTGGGTGCGGGGCCCGGCCTGGGAGCGTCGATCCTGAAACGCTTCGCTCGGGAGGGCTTCATTGCCTGCGGCGTGCGCCGGCGGCACGGCGATGAGCTCGAGACGATGTGCGAGGAGATCCGCGCCCAGGGCGGACGGGCCCATGGCTTCGAGGTGGACGGGCGCAAGGAGGAGGAGGTCGCCGGCCTCTTCGATCGAGTCGAGGCGGAAATCGGACCGGTGGATGTGGCGGTCTTCAATCCGGGCGCGAACATCAATATCCCCATTCGTGATACGGACGTACGCAAGTTCACCAAGGTCTGGGAGATGGCCTGCTTTGCGGGTTTCCTGATGGGACGCGAGGCGGCCCGGCGGATGGTTCCGCGTGGGCGCGGGACCATCCTCTTCACCGGGGCAACGGCCAGCGTGCGGGGTGGCATCGGTTTCGCGGCCTTTGCAAGTGCCAAGCATGGATTGCGCGCGCTGGCCCAGAGCATGGCCCGCGAGCTGGGACCCGAGGGCGTCCATGTGGCCCACATCGTGATCGACGGCGGCATCGATGGTGCGTTCATCCGCGGGCTGATGGGCGATCAACTCGAGGACCGCCCGCCGGATTCGATCCTCGCCCCGGAGGACATTGCGGAAACCTTCTGGTCCATCCACGCCCAGCCGCGCAGCGCCTGGACCTTCGAGGCAGATCTGCGGTCGTGGACGGAGCGATGGTAG